Proteins co-encoded in one Zootoca vivipara chromosome 3, rZooViv1.1, whole genome shotgun sequence genomic window:
- the SMIM8 gene encoding small integral membrane protein 8 codes for MSSAPQPPDLQHEAPKEKDYRTPGFRSVRTTTLFRAVNPELFIKPNKPVMAFGLVTITLCVAYIGYLHAQQENKKDLYEAIDSEGKRHMKRKTSKWD; via the exons ATGTCTTCAGCACCTCAGCCTCCAGATTTACAACATGAAGCACCCAAAGAGAAAGACTATCGAACTCCCGGATTCCGAAGTGTCCGAACTACCACCTTGTTCCGTGCTGTGAACCCAGAACTCTTTATTAAACCT AACAAACCAGTTATGGCTTTTGGGCTTGTAACGATTACTCTTTGTGTAGCCTACATTGGATACTTGCATGCACAACAAGAGAATAAAAAAGATCTTTATGAAGCTATTGACAGCGAGGGAAAGCGACATATGAAGCGGAAGACTTCTAAATGGGATTAA
- the C3H6orf163 gene encoding uncharacterized protein C6orf163 homolog, which yields MIRNPDFDTFVCCAVCSKLIPPPPRPETFERIREYKPYKTRYYTHRDILELGADIKQAEADRREAEVQQRIEKVQARLLLQAATEREDAVEDALNRAAALHAQDIEALKEKDEKALQEAVKNTRIEMLHHLELELKRESEAAEQRMTHKLQRLILELAMEKSKAVGEARQEERNKISGMLDEQNKTFLEQFRKAGELANEIYQKNLQQLSVEKKYEMEMAFKISQKEFQEETEKLIQNAENLREAQLQEVSHEVSKKNGEILTLSQQLESMTDWKDSLEAEILEIREAFQKYINLTFPQLAPGQADFILPFRKISRFVDSGVDT from the exons ATGATTAGGAATCCAGATTTTGACACATTTGTTTGTTGTGCTGTTTGTTCAAAACTAATTCCACCACCTCCTAGACCAGAGACTTTTGAGCGGATTAGAGAATACAAGCCTTACAAAACTCGGTATTATACACACAGAGATATATTGG AATTGGGAGCTGACATTAAGCAAGCAGAAGCAGATAGAAGAGAAGCAGAAGTACAACAACGAATTGAAAAAGTGCAAGCTAGACTATTGCTTCAG GCTGCAACAGAAAGAGAGGATGCAGTGGAAGATGCCCTCAATCGTGCAGCTGCTCTACACGCGCAAGATATTGAAGCCCTTAAAGAGAAAGACGAAAAAGCATTACAA GAGGCTGTGAAGAACACAAGGATAGAAATGCTCCATCACCTAGAACTGGAACTGAAGAGAGAATCAGAAGCTGCTGAGCAGCGGATGACACACAAACTTCAACGACTCATACTGGAGCTCGCGATGGAGAAGTCGAAAGCCGTTGGTGAAgctaggcaggaagagaggaacAAAATATCTGGAATGCTTGACGAGCAAAACAA aacgtTTTTGGAACAATTCAGGAAAGCTGGGGAGCTTGCCAATGAAATTTATCAGAAGAACCTGCAGCAGTTGTCCGTGGAGAAAAAATATGAAATGGAAATGGCCTTTAAAATCTCCCAGAAAGAGTTTCAGGAAGAAACTGAGAAACTCATCCAAAACGCAGAAAATCTCCGTGAGGCTCAGTTGCAAGAGGTGTCACACGAGGTGAGCAAGAAAAATGGCGAGATCCTGACTCTTAGCCAACAACTGGAAAGCATGACAGACTGGAAAGATAGCCTGGAAGCAGAAATATTAGAAATAAGAGAAGCATTTCAGAAATACATTAACCTCACATTTCCACAACTTGCACCAGGGCAAGCAGACTTTATCTTACCATTCAGAAAAATATCTCGGTTTGTTGACTCTGGTGTAGATACGTAA